One window from the genome of Amaranthus tricolor cultivar Red isolate AtriRed21 chromosome 9, ASM2621246v1, whole genome shotgun sequence encodes:
- the LOC130823836 gene encoding uncharacterized protein LOC130823836: protein MYANIESSEFVVGVLEFCSIAFEHQIRMGRVGFYCPRVKCGNLSNLNSVDILKEHILQRGYRPQYHIWVWHGEERVYEEKSVDENVNGDVNEDVDCVDGYETDEENVNEDVNRVDDMMDGVKDELRKHPRVFDLLTEASHQPLYPRCTKFTKLTVVLTISNIKSKVNWSDTSFTMLLEALDEMLTDGNELPKSTYYSKKLMCPFGFEYLKIHGCPNDCVLYQNENENLKECPRCELSRYKCKGARDTKGPSAKVLWYLPIILKFKRLFSIKKDASNLGGMQIG, encoded by the coding sequence ATGTATGCTAACATTGAATCTTCAGAATTTGTTGTTggggtattagaattttgtagtattgcctTCGAACATCAAATTAGGATGGggagagttggtttttattgcccacgtgtcaagtgtggcaatcTATCAAACTTAAATAGTGTTGACATCCTTAAGGAGCATATACTTCAACGTGGAtataggcctcaatatcatatttgggtttggcatggtgaggagagaGTTTATGAAGAAAAAAGTGTTGATGAGAATGTTAATggggatgtcaatgaggatgtagattgtgttgatgggtatgagacggatgaagagaatgtcaatgaggatgtaaaTCGTGTTGATGACATGATGGACGGGGTCAAGGATGAGTTAAGAAAACATCCTCGTGTTTtcgacttgttgacagaggcttctcaccagcctttgtaccctagatgtacaaagttcaccaaacttaCAGTCGTGTTGACAATTtccaacattaagtcaaaggtcaattggagtgacactagtttcacaatgttattagaagcgttagatGAGATGCTTACTGATGGAAacgaacttccaaagtcgacatactattccaaaaagctcatgtgtcctttcggctttgAGTACCTGAAGATTCATgggtgtccgaatgattgtgtattgtatcagaatgaaaatgaaaacttaAAAGAGTGTCCGAGATGTGAGTTATCGCGTTACAAgtgtaaaggggctcgggatacTAAAGGGCcctcggctaaggtattgtggtatcttccaataatacttaaattcaagcgcttgttttctataaagaaagatgcgtcaAATTTAGGTGGCATGCAGAttgggtga